A genomic window from Ilyobacter polytropus DSM 2926 includes:
- the asrA gene encoding anaerobic sulfite reductase subunit AsrA, with amino-acid sequence MKISLDKTSFDEGLKLLKENYRIFAPKVFAGEGRFSDTDLVKYSEIDSIQEICFDKKSEFSPKEVMLPITQTMFYFTEKEFKVPDIDDKGIIVFLRSCDLHSVKRVDEIYLRNKYQDMYYKRIRDKVKFVVMGCPTSFENCFCVSMGTNKTDDYHMGLNLNNDSVELYIKEDEFKGVFSGEEDEFDVKFVEENKVKVNVPENISLAEVKDLELWREYDKRCVACGKCNFVCPTCTCSTTQDIFYSENENTGERRRVWASCHVDGFTDMAGGHTFRQKHGDRMRFKTMHKISDFKRRFGYHMCTGCGRCDDVCPEYISFSNCVNKLSKELEGNDE; translated from the coding sequence TGGATAAAACCTCTTTTGATGAGGGGCTAAAACTTTTAAAAGAAAATTACCGAATATTTGCACCAAAGGTATTTGCAGGTGAGGGAAGATTTTCCGACACTGACCTTGTGAAATATAGTGAGATCGACTCTATCCAAGAGATCTGCTTTGATAAAAAATCAGAATTTTCACCGAAAGAGGTAATGCTTCCTATTACACAGACTATGTTTTACTTTACAGAAAAGGAGTTCAAGGTTCCAGATATAGATGATAAGGGAATTATCGTATTTTTGAGAAGCTGCGACCTTCACAGTGTGAAAAGAGTAGACGAGATATACCTCAGAAACAAATATCAGGATATGTATTATAAGAGAATCAGAGATAAAGTCAAGTTTGTAGTTATGGGATGTCCGACCTCCTTTGAAAACTGTTTCTGCGTTAGCATGGGAACAAACAAAACAGATGACTATCACATGGGGCTAAACTTAAACAATGATTCTGTGGAACTTTATATAAAGGAAGATGAATTCAAAGGCGTTTTCTCAGGTGAGGAAGATGAATTTGATGTCAAATTCGTAGAGGAAAACAAGGTTAAAGTTAATGTGCCTGAAAACATAAGCCTTGCAGAGGTAAAAGACCTTGAGCTATGGAGGGAATACGATAAAAGATGTGTTGCCTGTGGTAAGTGTAATTTTGTATGTCCTACGTGTACCTGTTCTACAACCCAGGATATTTTCTATAGTGAAAATGAAAATACTGGAGAAAGAAGAAGGGTATGGGCTTCATGCCATGTAGACGGATTTACAGATATGGCGGGAGGTCACACTTTTAGACAAAAGCATGGAGATCGAATGAGGTTTAAGACAATGCATAAGATATCAGATTTCAAGAGAAGATTCGGATATCATATGTGTACAGGCTGCGGAAGATGTGACGACGTCTGCCCTGAATATATCTCATTTTCAAACTGTGTAAACAAATTATCTAAAGAATTGGAGGGAAACGATGAATAA